From a single Mangifera indica cultivar Alphonso chromosome 19, CATAS_Mindica_2.1, whole genome shotgun sequence genomic region:
- the LOC123202714 gene encoding XIAP-associated factor 1-like, whose product MAMANAFDETTKICSHCDRAIPSSNIDLHFAHCSRNLERCKVCGDMVPKKRAEEHFLNTHAPVACSQCSEMMEREILAIHRGENCPQRIVTCEFCEFPLPAIDLAEHQEVCGNRTELCHLCNRYIRLQERYNHELSCTGVPENVVGPSRDVRAAQRDQGPQRRQPNDISRKRLLLTIAITGIAFLLGSLFFQRKTENLH is encoded by the exons ATGGCGATGGCAAATGCATTTGATGAAACCACAAAAATATGCAGCCACTG TGACAGAGCTATCCCATCTTCAAATATTGATTTGCATTTTGCACATTGCTCTCGGAACCTTGAAAGATGTAAAGTATGTGGTGATATGGTTCCAAAAAAGCGCGCTGAGGAACATTTCTTAAACACCCATGCTCCG GTGGCCTGTTCTCAATGCAGTGAGATGATGGAACGTGAAATCCTAGCCATACATAGAGGTGAAAATTGTCCACAAAGAATTGTTACATGCGAGTTCTGTGAATTTCCACTGCCTGCTATTGATCTTGCTGAGCATCAG GAAGTTTGTGGGAACCGTACAGAACTTTGTCATCTGTGTAACCGATATATTAGATTACAAGAAAGATACAACCATGAACTTAGCTGTACGGGTGTCCCAGAAAATGTTGTGGGACCTTCCAG GGATGTGAGGGCAGCTCAGAGAGACCAAGGCCCTCAAAGGAGGCAGCCAAATGATATTTCGCGGAAACGACTCCTACTTACCATTGCAATCACCGGCATTGCCTTTTTATTAGGATCACTTTTTTTCCAGAGAAAGACGGAAAACCTTCACTGA